In Aedes albopictus strain Foshan chromosome 3, AalbF5, whole genome shotgun sequence, the following are encoded in one genomic region:
- the LOC109399858 gene encoding RNA-binding protein 24 isoform X2: MPIPATQLSHAAAIAAATSQFYEYQNAVAAAAAAPYPGQYSGFEAYPYATAAGATGAAAAAAQYMAAPYTYATLPQGAAAAAAAAGGFPGLSPYQNAAGAAAASALQEARLQ, from the exons ATGCCAATTCCTGCCACTCAGCTGTCACATGCCGCTGCGATCGCGGCCGCCACTAGTCAATTCTACGAATATCAG AATGCTGTTGCAGCTGCCGCCGCCGCGCCCTACCCTGGCCAGTACAGTGGGTTTGAAGCGTACCCGTACGCCACCGCTGCCGGTGCTACAG GGGCTGCTGCAGCGGCCGCTCAGTACATGGCAGCACCGTATACGTACGCAACACTACCCCAGGGAGCTGCAGCCGCCGCGGCTGCGGCTGGTGGGTTTCCCGGACTGTCGCCATACCAGAACGCAGCTGGTGCTGCGGCCGCTTCCGCACTACAAGAGGCAAGACTTCAATAA
- the LOC109399858 gene encoding RNA-binding protein 24 isoform X1, translated as MSVFFFLTFNRVQQSYFYGTPYLGTTAGTTGAAAAAASGLMPIPATQLSHAAAIAAATSQFYEYQNAVAAAAAAPYPGQYSGFEAYPYATAAGATGAAAAAAQYMAAPYTYATLPQGAAAAAAAAGGFPGLSPYQNAAGAAAASALQEARLQ; from the exons ATGAGTGTTTTCTTTTTCCTAACTTTCAACAGAGTGCAGCAGTCGTACTTTTACGGAACGCCCTATCTGGGAACGACGGCCGGAACAACAGGAGCAGCCGCCGCGGCCGCCTCTGGATTGATGCCAATTCCTGCCACTCAGCTGTCACATGCCGCTGCGATCGCGGCCGCCACTAGTCAATTCTACGAATATCAG AATGCTGTTGCAGCTGCCGCCGCCGCGCCCTACCCTGGCCAGTACAGTGGGTTTGAAGCGTACCCGTACGCCACCGCTGCCGGTGCTACAG GGGCTGCTGCAGCGGCCGCTCAGTACATGGCAGCACCGTATACGTACGCAACACTACCCCAGGGAGCTGCAGCCGCCGCGGCTGCGGCTGGTGGGTTTCCCGGACTGTCGCCATACCAGAACGCAGCTGGTGCTGCGGCCGCTTCCGCACTACAAGAGGCAAGACTTCAATAA